The Verrucomicrobiota bacterium genome includes a region encoding these proteins:
- a CDS encoding pyruvate carboxylase subunit B, giving the protein MKPVLFNNTVLRDGHQSLAATRMTTAQMLPVAPQLDGLGFAGLETWGGATIDACLRFLNENPFDRLRALKQAAPKTPHIMLLRGQNIVQYTSFPDDVVEAFVQCSARAGMDIFRIFDACNDVRNLQTAIRAVIKAGKHARGEICYTTSPVHTTSAFVKMGVELEKMGCHSIGIKDMAGLIKPGVAAELVRELKKRVRIPITLHSHDTAGLAASAYVAAIDAGVDAVETSIVPFANGTAQPDTVRMLALLEGNPRCPKFDVEALFKLQAYFAGVYKDLGKFTSPANEKVDADILMYQVPGGMLSNFRTQLKEQGMDGKFDEVLKEIPYVRACLGYIPLVTPTSQIVGTQAMLNVKFGRWKKISQQAMDIALGKYGNTPGPVDKDVLANIEKETGQKPITGRPADLLPPGMTKLREQLREKGLPENDETAVLYAMFPQQVEALYKPKPAVPAPEPKAEVAPAPAPTPAPAPAFSPAVPSKVGTHHLAITVNGHRRLVTVQEV; this is encoded by the coding sequence ATGAAACCTGTGTTGTTTAATAATACGGTCCTGCGCGACGGCCATCAATCGCTGGCCGCCACCCGCATGACCACCGCCCAAATGCTGCCGGTCGCGCCGCAGCTCGATGGACTCGGGTTTGCCGGATTGGAAACGTGGGGCGGGGCCACCATTGATGCCTGCCTGCGGTTCCTGAACGAGAACCCGTTTGACCGCCTGCGCGCGCTCAAACAGGCCGCGCCAAAAACGCCCCATATCATGCTACTGCGGGGGCAGAACATCGTCCAGTACACCAGCTTTCCGGATGATGTGGTCGAGGCGTTTGTGCAATGCTCCGCCCGCGCCGGCATGGATATTTTCCGAATTTTCGACGCCTGCAACGACGTGCGCAACCTGCAAACCGCCATCCGCGCGGTGATCAAGGCCGGCAAACACGCGCGTGGCGAGATTTGCTATACCACCAGCCCGGTACATACGACCAGTGCCTTTGTAAAGATGGGCGTGGAATTGGAAAAGATGGGCTGCCATTCCATCGGCATCAAGGACATGGCCGGCTTGATCAAGCCGGGCGTCGCCGCCGAGTTGGTGCGTGAACTCAAGAAACGGGTGCGCATCCCCATCACATTGCACAGCCACGACACGGCGGGTCTGGCCGCTAGCGCCTATGTCGCCGCCATTGATGCCGGAGTGGATGCGGTGGAGACCTCCATTGTCCCGTTTGCCAACGGCACCGCCCAACCAGATACCGTGCGCATGTTGGCGCTGCTGGAAGGCAACCCGCGCTGCCCGAAATTTGATGTCGAGGCGCTGTTCAAACTGCAAGCGTATTTTGCAGGCGTCTATAAGGACCTGGGGAAATTCACCAGCCCCGCCAATGAAAAGGTGGATGCCGACATCCTCATGTATCAAGTGCCGGGCGGCATGTTGAGCAATTTCCGCACGCAACTCAAAGAGCAAGGGATGGATGGCAAGTTCGACGAGGTGTTGAAAGAGATTCCGTATGTGCGCGCCTGCTTGGGATACATCCCGCTGGTGACCCCCACCTCGCAGATTGTTGGCACCCAAGCCATGCTCAACGTCAAGTTTGGCCGCTGGAAAAAGATTTCGCAGCAAGCCATGGATATCGCGCTGGGCAAATATGGCAACACCCCCGGGCCGGTGGACAAGGATGTGCTGGCCAACATCGAAAAAGAGACGGGACAAAAGCCCATCACCGGTCGTCCGGCAGATTTGTTGCCGCCTGGCATGACGAAGTTGCGAGAGCAATTGCGTGAGAAGGGGTTGCCGGAGAATGACGAGACCGCCGTGCTGTATGCCATGTTTCCGCAACAAGTGGAGGCGCTGTACAAGCCCAAGCCGGCCGTTCCGGCGCCTGAACCCAAGGCTGAAGTTGCGCCCGCTCCGGCTCCAACACCCGCTCCCGCCCCGGCGTTTAGTCCAGCCGTTCCAAGTAAAGTCGGGACTCATCATCTCGCGATTACCGTGAATGGCCATCGCCGATTAGTCACCGTGCAAGAAGTCTGA